The following proteins come from a genomic window of Dehalococcoidia bacterium:
- the ssb gene encoding single-stranded DNA-binding protein, protein MLNRVVLIGRLAHDPELRYTPSGTAVTSFTIAVDRSRKNAQGEREADFINIVVWQKLAETCANYIGKGRLVAVDGRLQTRSYEDKEGIRRKVAEVVAENIRFLDWPKNSENAANGSGSSGDELGTGIDFNDEDVPF, encoded by the coding sequence GTGTTAAACAGAGTAGTATTAATCGGTCGTTTAGCCCACGACCCGGAACTCCGGTATACCCCGTCCGGAACAGCAGTAACCAGCTTCACGATTGCTGTTGACCGCAGCCGTAAAAACGCACAGGGCGAGCGGGAGGCTGATTTTATCAACATCGTGGTGTGGCAGAAACTGGCCGAGACGTGCGCCAACTACATCGGCAAGGGACGGCTGGTAGCGGTGGACGGGCGGCTGCAAACTCGCTCATATGAGGATAAAGAGGGCATCCGGAGGAAAGTCGCAGAAGTGGTGGCTGAAAATATCAGGTTCCTGGACTGGCCGAAGAACAGCGAAAATGCTGCTAACGGTTCAGGTAGTTCGGGTGACGAACTAGGGACAGGAATCGATTTCAACGACGAAGATGTGCCGTTTTAA